A part of Methanobacterium sp. genomic DNA contains:
- a CDS encoding 50S ribosomal protein L14e: MPAIEVGRVCVKIAGREAGEKCVIVEVIDDKFVEVVGTNIKNRRCNIRHLEPVDQTIEIKSDNIEDIKKELESAA; the protein is encoded by the coding sequence ATGCCAGCAATAGAAGTAGGAAGAGTATGTGTTAAGATTGCAGGAAGAGAAGCAGGCGAAAAATGTGTTATAGTTGAAGTTATTGATGATAAATTTGTTGAAGTTGTAGGAACAAACATTAAAAACAGAAGATGTAATATTAGGCATTTAGAGCCAGTTGATCAAACTATTGAAATTAAATCAGATAATATAGAAGATATTAAAAAAGAACTTGAATCTGCAGCTTAA